The following proteins are encoded in a genomic region of Sesamum indicum cultivar Zhongzhi No. 13 linkage group LG8, S_indicum_v1.0, whole genome shotgun sequence:
- the LOC105169674 gene encoding SUMO-activating enzyme subunit 2, producing the protein MASEQQLSAIKGAKVLMVGAGGIGCELLKTLALSGFKDVHIIDMDTIEVSNLNRQFLFRQSHVGQSKAKVARDAVLKFRPNISITPYHANVKDPEFNVDFFKQFNVVLNGLDNLDARRHVNRLCLAAGVPLVESGTTGFLGQVTVHIKGRTECYECQPKPAPKTYPVCTITSTPSKFVHCIVWAKDLLFAKLFGDKNQDNDLNVRASDASSSSQQSEDVFERKNEEDIEHYGRRIFDHVFGYNIELALSNEDTWKNRNRPRPIYSKDVIPVEPVSQNGNQAKNLVAGNPSSISAMASLGLKNPQDLWSLKENSAIFLEALKLFFSKREKEIGNLTFDKDDQLAVEFVTAAANIRASSFGIPLHSLFEAKGIAGNIVHAVATTNAIIAGLIVIEAIKVLQNDIKNYRMTYCLEHPSRKMLLMPVEPFEPNKSCYVCSETPLTLEINTHGSKLKDLVDKIVKAKLGMNLPLIMHGSSLLYEVGDDLEEDEVANYAANLEKVLSELPSPVIGGTILTVEDLQQELKCSINVKHREEFDEEKEPDGMVLSGWTQPLAVEKNGKGSTDNGASTSRVSETTSLVMEDDDELQIIPAQIAKKRKLSDISSAASSDASSFRNEAKFKRKAEEADNNNDVVMLDGGSSENSKKKREQ; encoded by the exons ATGGCTTCCGAGCAACAGCTATCTGCAATTAAG GGCGCAAAAGTGCTTATGGTGGGCGCCGGCGGTATTGGATGCGAACTTCTCAAAACCCTCGCGCTGTCAGGTTTCAAAGACGTCCACATA ATTGACATGGATACAATTGAAGTCAGCAACCTAAACAGACAGTTTTTGTTTCGACAATCACATGTTGGGCAATCTAAGGCCAAA GTTGCTCGTGATGCAGTGCTGAAATTTAGACCTAACATCAGCATTACTCCATACCATGCAAATGTGAAAGACCCTGAATTCaatgttgatttctttaagcaatttaatgttgtgttgaATGGGCTTGACAACTTAGATGCCAGACGACATGTGAACCGTCTTTGCTTGGCAGCTGGTGTGCCATTGGTTGAAAGTGGGACCACTGGCTTTCTGGGACAG GTTACTGTTCACATAAAGGGTAGAACAGAATGTTATGAATGCCAGCCTAAGCCAGCTCCCAAAACTTACCCTGTTTGCACTATCACAAGTACTCCATCAAAG TTTGTTCACTGTATTGTATGGGCGAAGGACCTgctttttgcaaaattatttggGGACAAGAATCAGGATAATGACCTGAACGTGCGTGCAAGTGATGCTTCCAGCTCATCACAACAATCTGAAGATGTTTTTGAACgcaaaaatgaagaagatatTGAACACTACGGACGGAGAATATTTGATCACGTTTTTGGTTACAACATCGAGTTAGCTTTATCAAATGAAGATACATGGAAAAATCGTAACAGGCCGAGGCCTATTTATAGCAAAGATGTAATTCCTGTTGAACCTGTCAGTCAGAATGGAAATCAGGCTAAAAATTTGGTAGCTGGAAACCCTTCGTCAATTTCTGCAATGGCATCTCTTGGCCTGAAAAATCCACAGGATCTTTGGAGCTTAAAGGAGAACTCAGCTATATTTCTTGAGGCcctgaaattatttttttcaaaacgaGAAAAG GAGATTGGTAACTTGACTTTTGACAAAGATGATCAGCTAGCTGTTGAATTTGTTACAGCTGCAGCAAATATCAGAGCTTCTTCATTTGGCATACCTTTGCATAGCCTTTTTGAGGCCAAAGGTATTGCCGGCAATATTGTACATGCTGTTGCGACAACAAATGCCATCATTGCTGGATTGATTGTGATTGAGGCTATTAAGGTGCTgcaaaatgatattaaaaactATAG GATGACTTATTGCCTTGAGCATCCTTCAAGAAAGATGCTTCTAATGCCAGTAGAGCCATTTGAGCCAAACAAATCATGCTATGTCTGCTCTGAG ACGCCTTTGACTCTGGAGATAAATACACATGGCTCAAAGTTGAAGGACCTTGTTGACAAGATTGTGAAAGCAAAGCTTGGCATGAATTTGCCTCTGATCATGCATGGTTCTTCCCTTCTGTACGAGGTTGGTGATGATCTTGAGGAGGATGAAGTTGCCAATTATGCAGCAAATTTGGAAAAG GTACTATCTGAGCTTCCTTCTCCAGTCATTGGCGGAACAATCCTTACTGTTGAGGATCTTCAGCAAGAGCTAAAATGTAGCATTAATGTTAAGCACAG GGAGGAATTTGATGAGGAAAAGGAACCTGATGGAATGGTTCTCTCTGGCTGGACACAGCCTCTGGCTGTAGAAAAGAATGGGAAGGGATCTACTGATAATGGTGCGAGCACCTCTCGTGTGTCTGAAACTACTTCTCTAGTGATGGAAGACGATGATGAGTTACAAATCATCCCAGCACAAATTGCGAAGAAAAGGAAGTTATCCGACATTTCCAGTGCTGCTAGTTCAGATGCTTCATCTTTTAGAAATGAggcaaaatttaaaagaaaagcagAAGAGGCTGATAATAACAATGATGTGGTAATGCTTGATGGTGGGAGCTCCGAGAATAGCAAGAAGAAAAGGGAACAATAG
- the LOC105169675 gene encoding protein CHROMATIN REMODELING 35 isoform X2, which produces MAAATERNYYQNPILRRFPATSSSDLGSKRRKRIKTDEGREYKDSAFSASWRFESDQRRNRTNSVVADHSDPFSLNNLLEELDSGKYGSVTKDIKELLMRRRQLLDSFYAVDPELPSACLDVQNKMAPKTTEPAASNVIDLDDDQDASSVAVQCFYPATQQLNNAGPVVIIDSDDEDAMGQNWRPPYLEVNLKKPSGNLLMKDFVDWNFVRNQSSREADAYVDDEAEPAHSGGVTETIKDKGEYVGPEDDMEDESGELSDTNSDGLGDIWNEMTVALECSKDATEDATLDEYDAGDEEECEHSFILKDDIGDVCRICGVIRRGIEKIIEYNFSKGTRSTRTYRYEGRTTRELDQTEIFPDGFKLSDGDFTAAEICPHPRHRKEMKPHQIEGFNFLLSNLVTDNPGGCIMAHAPGSGKTFMIISFLQSFMAKYPGARPLVVLPRGILAIWKKEFLRWQVEGIPLYDFYSVKADSRAQQLEVLKEWVKERSILFLGYKQFSSIICDTDDGQVAVACQNYLLKVPSILILDEGHTPRNQDTDVLTSLERVETARKVVLSGTLYQNHVKEVFNILNLVRPKFLKMETSKAIRRRILSRAEISSRRNLMKHGRENEFYELIEHTLIKDENHMRKVTVIQDLREMTRKVLHYYKGDNLDELPGLVDFAVFLRLSPWQKSEVKELTKSLARKFTISAQGSAIYVHPKLKALAKNSGVKDRVDEEKIDVVVEKLDVKEGAKLNFYLNLLQLCESSAEKLLVFSQYLLPLKFLERMTAKVKGYSVGREMFMITGDSDAETRESSMEKFNCSPEARVFFGSIRACGEGISLVGASRIIILDVHLNPSVTRQAIGRAFRPGQVKKVYTYRLIASGSPEEVDHITCFKKESIAKMWFEWDQCSGHQNPEMETVDVNNCGDIFLETARLNEDVISVFKR; this is translated from the exons ATGGCTGCGGCTACTGAAAGAAATTATTACCAGAACCCGATCCTGAGACGATTTCCGGCCACTAGTTCAAGCG ATTTGGGCTCAAAAAGGCGCAAAAGGATAAAAACTGATGAAGGAAGGGAGTACAAAGATAGTGCTTTCTCTGCTTCATGGCGTTTTGAATCTGATCAGAGAAGAAATCGGACAAATTCAGTAGTTGCAGATCATTCTGATCCATTCTCTCTAAACAATCTGCTAGAAGAGTTGGACTCTGGCAAATATGGAAGTGTAACTAAAGATATAAAGGAGCTTCTCATGCGGAGGAGGCAGTTACTGGACTCCTTCTATGCAGTGGATCCCGAACTTCCATCTGCATGTCTTGATgtgcaaaataaaatggcaCCAAAGACAACTGAACCAGCTGCTTCGAATGTGATTGACCTAGATGATGATCAGGATGCAAGTAGTGTTGCAGTTCAATGCTTTTATCCAGCAACACAGCAATTGAATAATGCTGGACCAGTTGTTATCATCGATTCAGACGACGAAGATGCCATGGGTCAGAACTGGAGACCCCCTTATCTGGAAGTTAACTTGAAGAAGCCTTCTGGTAATCTTCTCATGAAGGACTTTGTG GACTGGAATTTTGTTCGAAACCAAAGTTCTCGAGAAGCAGATGCATATGTTGATGATGAAGCTGAACCCGCACATTCTGGTGGTGTAACTGAAACCATAAAAGATAAAGGTGAATATGTTGGCCCGGAAGATGATATGGAGGATGAAAGTGGTGAGCTTTCTGATACAAATTCTGACGGTCTGGGTGATATTTGGAATGAGATGACAGTTGCATTGGAATGTTCAAAG GATGCCACTGAAGATGCTACCCTTGATGAGTATGATGCTGGGGATGAAGAAGAGTGTGAGCATTCATTTATACTGAAAGATGATATTGGTGATGTCTGTCGCATTTGTGGGGTCATTAGGAGaggaattgaaaaaataattgagtatAATTTCTCAAAG GGCACAAGGAGTACAAGAACTTACAGATATGAAGGACGGACTACCAGAGAGCTAGATCAAACAGAAATTTTCCCTGATGGGTTCAAATTATCTGATGGTGATTTCACTGCTGCTGAGATTTGCCCACATCCACGCCACAGGAAGGAGATGAAACCCCATCAAATTGAGggctttaattttcttctaagcAACCTTGTGACAGATAATCCAGGAGGTTGTATAATGGCACATGCTCCTGGTTCTGGAAAAACATTCATGATAATCAGTTTCCTCCAGAGTTTCATGGCAAAATATCCTGGCGCAAGACCTCTGGTTGTGCTGCCGAGGGGCATCTTGGcaatttggaaaaaagaatTCCTTAGATGGCAAGTTGAAGGCATACCTCTATACGACTTCTACTCAGTTAAAGCAGATAGCCGTGCGCAGCAGCTTGAAGTTCTGAAGGAATGGGTCAAAGAGAGGAGCATATTGTTTTTAGGCTATAAGCAGTTTTCCTCTATAATATGTGATACTGATGATGGTCAAGTTGCTGTTGCTTGCCAAAATTATTTGCTGAAAGTTCCTAGCATTCTCATTCTAGATGAAGGTCACACTCCTCGGAACCAAGACACTGATGTTCTGACCTCCCTTGAGAGGGTTGAAACTGCAAGAAAAGTGGTTCTGTCGGGAACGCTCTACCAGAACCACGTAAAAGAGGTTTTCAACATTTTAAATCTGGTGCGGCCAAAGTTTCTGAAAATGGAGACTTCTAAAGCTATAAGGAGACGAATCTTGAGCAGGGCAGAGATTTCCAGTCGAAGAAATCTCATGAAACATGGCAGAGAAAATGAATTCTATGAGTTGATAGAACACACCCTAATAAAAGACGAAAATCATATGCGGAAAGTGACTGTAATACAAGACCTGCGTGAAATGACCAGAAAAGTCTTGCACTATTACAAGGGTGATAACCTGGATGAACTTCCAGGACTCGTGGATTTTGCTGTCTTTCTCCGGCTCAGCCCCTGGCAAAAGTCTGAAGTTAAAGAGTTAACGAAAAGCTTGGCTAGAAAGTTCACAATCAGTGCACAAGGCAGTGCAATCTATGTACACCCAAAGTTGAAGGCTCTCGCAAAGAATTCCGGTGTAAAAGACAGAGTTGATGAGGAGAAAATTGATGTGGTCGTGGAGAAATTAGATGTGAAAGAAGGTGCAAAGCTTAATTTCTATCTGAATCTTCTCCAGCTCTGCGAATCAAGTGCTGAGAAGCTACTTGTTTTTAGCCAATATCTTCTGCCCCTgaaatttttggagagaatgACAGCTAAGGTGAAGGGTTATAGCGTTGGCAGGGAGATGTTCATGATCACAGGTGACTCAGATGCTGAGACACGGGAATCTTCCATGGAGAAATTTAACTGTTCACCTGAAGCTCGGGTGTTTTTTGGTTCAATACGAGCATGCGGTGAAGGAATATCCCTGGTGGGGGCTTCACGCATCATTATACTGGACGTGCATTTAAACCCCTCTGTCACCCGCCAAGCAATAGGACGAGCATTTAGACCTGGCCAGGTGAAGAAAGTATACACATATAGACTAATCGCATCTGGCTCACCAGAAGAGGTGGATCATATTACCTGCTTCAAAAAGGAATCCATAGCCAAGATGTGGTTCGAATGGGATCAGTGTAGTGGTCACCAAAACCCTGAGATGGAGACCGTCGATGTCAACAATTGTGGAGACATCTTTCTGGAAACTGCACGATTAAATGAAGACGTGATATCTGTCTTCAAAAG GTAA
- the LOC105169673 gene encoding 26S protease regulatory subunit S10B homolog B → MSMASENEDARRKLAMAEYRKKLLNHKELEGRVRSARENLRATKKEYAKTEDDLKSLQSVGQIIGEVLRPLDNERLIVKASSGPRYVVGCRSKVDKDKLTAGTRVVLDMTTLTIMRALPREVDPVVYNMLHEDPGNVSYSAVGGLSDQIRELRESIELPLMNPELFIRVGIKPPKGVLLYGPPGTGKTLLARAIASNIDANFLKVVSSAIIDKYIGESARLIREMFGYARDHQPCIIFMDEIDAIGGRRFSEGTSADREIQRTLMELLNQLDGFDQLGKVKMIMATNRPDVLDPALLRPGRLDRKIEIPLPNEQSRMEILKIHAAGIAKHGEIDYEAVVKLAEGFNGADLRNICTEAGMSAIRAERDYVIHEDFMKAVRKLNEAKKLESSAHYSTDFGKD, encoded by the exons atgtCAATGGCTAGCGAAAACGAGGATGCTCGCCGCAAGTTGGCGATGGCTGAGTACCGGAAAAAGCTCCTAAACCACAAAGAACTGGAAGGCCGAGTTCGGTCTG CCAGGGAGAATTTAAGAGCTACAAAGAAGGAATATGCTAAAACAGAAGATGATTTGAAGTCACTCCAGAGTGTTGGGCAGATCATAGGCGAAGTACTGAGGCCTCTGGATAATGAACGTT TGATAGTCAAAGCAAGCAGTGGCCCGAGATATGTGGTTGGATGCCGCAGTAAGGTGGACAAAGACAAGCTTACAGCAGGGACCAGGGTGGTTCTTGATATGACAACACTGACAATTATGCGAGCTCTCCCTCGTGAG GTAGATCCTGTTGTTTATAATATGCTTCATGAAGATCCTGGAAATGTTAGTTATTCTGCTGTAGGTGGGCTGTCAGATCAAATCAGAGAACTGAGAGAATCTATCGAATTACCTCTGATGAATCCTGAACTCTTCATAAGAGTTGGCATTAAACCTCCCAAG GGTGTACTTCTCTATGGACCCCCCGGAACTGGAAAGACATTGTTGGCCAGAGCAATTGCTAGTAACATAGATGCCAACTTCTTAAAG GTTGTATCAAGTGCTATTATTGATAAGTATATAGGTGAGAGTGCAAGATTGATCAGGGAAATGTTTGGTTATGCCCGTGATCACCAA CCCTGCATCATATTTATGGATGAGATCGATGCCATTGGTGGACGTCGATTTAGTGAGGGTACAAGTGCTGACCGTGAAATTCAGAGGACACTTATGGAATTGCTGAACCAGCTTGATGGGTTTGACCAGCTTGGGAAG GTTAAAATGATAATGGCAACTAATAGACCTGATGTTCTGGACCCTGCACTACTTCGACCTGGTCGCTTAGACAGGAAAATAGAGATACCATTACCTAATGAACAGTCGAGAATGGAAATTCTCAAAATACATGCTGCTGGGATAGCCAAGCATGGCGAAATTGATTATGAGGCTGTTGTTAAACTTGCTGAG GGATTTAATGGGGCTGACCTTCGTAATATCTGCACTGAAGCTGGAATGTCTGCAATTCGGGCAGAGCGCGATTATGTTATTCATGAAGATTTTATGAAG GCTGTGAGGAAACTGAATGAAGCTAAGAAGCTTGAATCAAGTGCTCATTATAGTACTGATTTTGGGAAGGATTAG
- the LOC105169676 gene encoding BEL1-like homeodomain protein 7, giving the protein MGMYFPMPNNQIQRDAATMLYLREPLPSSHSETPVLPGNTMYMNFPSSSGPYSDALAGNSQSVNVQPVASDSNTSQQELLLQFGGSRAVENQLMHRQGESSDILQGAPNLQGQGLSLSLSTNVPSVMQISPTQYQNNNPVFSSILGPNTLMPGEDSGRNISFGNEDNFQTKPPGENRNCMVSHVSGINSDGTNDISTYGMPSIARAVPNSKYLKAAQQLLDEIVNVKKAIKEQNAKKELMKESKEVEGEFGDGASDPSAAAASSVPPKPIGNPQNELSVAERQELQNKITKLLSMLDEVDRRYRQYYHQMQIIVSSFDLVAGSGAAKPYTALALQTISRHFRCLRDAINGQILVARKNLGEEDASSNDKGVGISRLRYVDQQLRQQRALQQLGMIQQHSWRPQRGLPETSVSILRAWLFEHFLHPYPKDSDKIMLARQTGLTRSQVSNWFINARVRLWKPMVEEMYKEEIGDADIDSNSSSETIPRAAKTGRKASEDKGEDVHQTATSTGRLMESKSDQMTDVQMIGSDTYSIYQNMIPAEPQIDYGVGKTREGLKQTNDSNPFPDSMVDPDCGNDSRMLAAYQMSELERFGNVSGVSLTLGLQQCEGNRGFVPLRDTDVYNTAASAMGNETAEFDCIDSGNRPHQLVSSLLPSFT; this is encoded by the exons atgGGCATGTATTTTCCAATGCCAAACAATCAAATTCAAAGGGATGCTGCAACAATGCTATACTTAAGGGAGCCTCTGCCCAGTTCTCATTCAGAAACACCAGTTCTTCCAGGAAATACAATGTATATGAATTTCCCATCTTCTTCAGGGCCATACTCTGATGCACTGGCTGGGAATTCCCAGAGTGTGAATGTTCAGCCAGTTGCTTCAGATTCCAATACATCACAACAAGAACTTCTATTGCAGTTTGGCGGCTCACGGGCTGTAGAAAACCAGTTAATGCATCGGCAAGGGGAATCTTCAGATATTCTTCAAGGTGCTCCAAACTTGCAGGGTCAAGGATTATCCCTTAGTCTCAGCACAAATGTACCATCAGTAATGCAAATATCACCTACTCAATACCAGAATAATAACCCGGTTTTCTCTTCAATCTTGGGTCCTAATACTTTGATGCCTGGGGAGGATAGTGGCAGGAATATATCTTTCGGAAATGAGGATAATTTTCAGACTAAGCCACCTGGGGAGAATAGAAATTGCATGGTTTCTCATGTTTCGGGAATCAATTCAGATGGGACAAATGATATTTCTACATATGGTATGCCAAGTATTGCAAGAGCTGTTCCTAATtccaaatatttgaaagcGGCTCAACAATTGCTTGATGAGATAGTTAATGTCAAGAAAGCCATCAAGGAGCAAAATGCCAAAAAAGAGTTAATGAAGGAATCCAAAGAAGTTGAAGGGGAATTTGGGGATGGAGCTTCAGATCCATCTGCAGCTGCTGCTTCTTCAGTCCCACCTAAGCCAATTGGGAATCCTCAGAACGAGCTCTCAGTAGCCGAAAGACAGgaacttcaaaataaaattaccaaGCTTTTGTCCATGTTGGATGAG GTTGACAGGCGATACAGACAGTATTACCATCAAATGCAGATCATTGTGTCGTCCTTTGATTTGGTAGCAGGATCTGGAGCCGCTAAACCATACACAGCACTTGCACTTCAGACAATTTCACGTCACTTTCGCTGCCTGCGTGATGCTATAAATGGCCAGATTCTTGTTGCACGAAAGAACCTTGGCGAAGAAGATGCTTCTTCAAACGACAAAGGAGTCGGAATATCCCGTCTTCGATATGTGGATCAGCAGCTCAGACAACAGAGAGCCCTTCAGCAGCTTGGCATGATACAACAGCACTCCTGGAGGCCGCAAAGGGGACTCCCAGAAACCTCTGTTTCCATCTTGCGAGCTTGGCTTTTTGAACACTTCCTCCATCC TTACCCAAAAGATTCTGACAAGATCATGTTAGCAAGGCAGACGGGGTTAACAAGAAGTCAG GTCTCAAACTGGTTCATAAATGCACGAGTCCGACTTTGGAAGCCCATGGTTGAAGAAATGTACAAAGAAGAAATTGGTGATGCTGATATCGACTCCAACTCTTCTTCTGAAACCATACCAAGAGCTGCAAAGACTGGTCGAAAAGCCTCAGAAGACAAAGGAGAAGACGTTCATCAAACTGCAACTTCCACAGGGCGACTCATGGAGTCAAAATCTGATCAAATGACTGATGTACAAATGATAGGATCAGATACTTATTCCATTTACCAGAACATGATCCCGGCAGAACCTCAAATCGATTATGGGGTAGGAAAAACAAGAGAGGGGCTAAAGCAAACCAACGACTCTAATCCTTTTCCAGATTCAATGGTAGATCCGGATTGTGGCAATGATAGTAGAATGCTAGCCGCCTACCAAATGTCGGAACTGGAAAGATTTGGCAATGTTAGTGGAGTATCACTCACATTAGGATTACAGCAGTGTGAGGGCAATCGTGGCTTTGTTCCCTTGAGAGACACTGATGTATATAACACAGCAGCTTCAGCTATGGGGAATGAGACAGCAGAATTCGACTGCATAGATTCAGGAAACCGACCACATCAACTCGTCTCATCCCTCCTCCCATCTTTTACATGA
- the LOC105169675 gene encoding protein CHROMATIN REMODELING 35 isoform X1, which yields MAAATERNYYQNPILRRFPATSSSVDLGSKRRKRIKTDEGREYKDSAFSASWRFESDQRRNRTNSVVADHSDPFSLNNLLEELDSGKYGSVTKDIKELLMRRRQLLDSFYAVDPELPSACLDVQNKMAPKTTEPAASNVIDLDDDQDASSVAVQCFYPATQQLNNAGPVVIIDSDDEDAMGQNWRPPYLEVNLKKPSGNLLMKDFVDWNFVRNQSSREADAYVDDEAEPAHSGGVTETIKDKGEYVGPEDDMEDESGELSDTNSDGLGDIWNEMTVALECSKDATEDATLDEYDAGDEEECEHSFILKDDIGDVCRICGVIRRGIEKIIEYNFSKGTRSTRTYRYEGRTTRELDQTEIFPDGFKLSDGDFTAAEICPHPRHRKEMKPHQIEGFNFLLSNLVTDNPGGCIMAHAPGSGKTFMIISFLQSFMAKYPGARPLVVLPRGILAIWKKEFLRWQVEGIPLYDFYSVKADSRAQQLEVLKEWVKERSILFLGYKQFSSIICDTDDGQVAVACQNYLLKVPSILILDEGHTPRNQDTDVLTSLERVETARKVVLSGTLYQNHVKEVFNILNLVRPKFLKMETSKAIRRRILSRAEISSRRNLMKHGRENEFYELIEHTLIKDENHMRKVTVIQDLREMTRKVLHYYKGDNLDELPGLVDFAVFLRLSPWQKSEVKELTKSLARKFTISAQGSAIYVHPKLKALAKNSGVKDRVDEEKIDVVVEKLDVKEGAKLNFYLNLLQLCESSAEKLLVFSQYLLPLKFLERMTAKVKGYSVGREMFMITGDSDAETRESSMEKFNCSPEARVFFGSIRACGEGISLVGASRIIILDVHLNPSVTRQAIGRAFRPGQVKKVYTYRLIASGSPEEVDHITCFKKESIAKMWFEWDQCSGHQNPEMETVDVNNCGDIFLETARLNEDVISVFKR from the exons ATGGCTGCGGCTACTGAAAGAAATTATTACCAGAACCCGATCCTGAGACGATTTCCGGCCACTAGTTCAAGCG TAGATTTGGGCTCAAAAAGGCGCAAAAGGATAAAAACTGATGAAGGAAGGGAGTACAAAGATAGTGCTTTCTCTGCTTCATGGCGTTTTGAATCTGATCAGAGAAGAAATCGGACAAATTCAGTAGTTGCAGATCATTCTGATCCATTCTCTCTAAACAATCTGCTAGAAGAGTTGGACTCTGGCAAATATGGAAGTGTAACTAAAGATATAAAGGAGCTTCTCATGCGGAGGAGGCAGTTACTGGACTCCTTCTATGCAGTGGATCCCGAACTTCCATCTGCATGTCTTGATgtgcaaaataaaatggcaCCAAAGACAACTGAACCAGCTGCTTCGAATGTGATTGACCTAGATGATGATCAGGATGCAAGTAGTGTTGCAGTTCAATGCTTTTATCCAGCAACACAGCAATTGAATAATGCTGGACCAGTTGTTATCATCGATTCAGACGACGAAGATGCCATGGGTCAGAACTGGAGACCCCCTTATCTGGAAGTTAACTTGAAGAAGCCTTCTGGTAATCTTCTCATGAAGGACTTTGTG GACTGGAATTTTGTTCGAAACCAAAGTTCTCGAGAAGCAGATGCATATGTTGATGATGAAGCTGAACCCGCACATTCTGGTGGTGTAACTGAAACCATAAAAGATAAAGGTGAATATGTTGGCCCGGAAGATGATATGGAGGATGAAAGTGGTGAGCTTTCTGATACAAATTCTGACGGTCTGGGTGATATTTGGAATGAGATGACAGTTGCATTGGAATGTTCAAAG GATGCCACTGAAGATGCTACCCTTGATGAGTATGATGCTGGGGATGAAGAAGAGTGTGAGCATTCATTTATACTGAAAGATGATATTGGTGATGTCTGTCGCATTTGTGGGGTCATTAGGAGaggaattgaaaaaataattgagtatAATTTCTCAAAG GGCACAAGGAGTACAAGAACTTACAGATATGAAGGACGGACTACCAGAGAGCTAGATCAAACAGAAATTTTCCCTGATGGGTTCAAATTATCTGATGGTGATTTCACTGCTGCTGAGATTTGCCCACATCCACGCCACAGGAAGGAGATGAAACCCCATCAAATTGAGggctttaattttcttctaagcAACCTTGTGACAGATAATCCAGGAGGTTGTATAATGGCACATGCTCCTGGTTCTGGAAAAACATTCATGATAATCAGTTTCCTCCAGAGTTTCATGGCAAAATATCCTGGCGCAAGACCTCTGGTTGTGCTGCCGAGGGGCATCTTGGcaatttggaaaaaagaatTCCTTAGATGGCAAGTTGAAGGCATACCTCTATACGACTTCTACTCAGTTAAAGCAGATAGCCGTGCGCAGCAGCTTGAAGTTCTGAAGGAATGGGTCAAAGAGAGGAGCATATTGTTTTTAGGCTATAAGCAGTTTTCCTCTATAATATGTGATACTGATGATGGTCAAGTTGCTGTTGCTTGCCAAAATTATTTGCTGAAAGTTCCTAGCATTCTCATTCTAGATGAAGGTCACACTCCTCGGAACCAAGACACTGATGTTCTGACCTCCCTTGAGAGGGTTGAAACTGCAAGAAAAGTGGTTCTGTCGGGAACGCTCTACCAGAACCACGTAAAAGAGGTTTTCAACATTTTAAATCTGGTGCGGCCAAAGTTTCTGAAAATGGAGACTTCTAAAGCTATAAGGAGACGAATCTTGAGCAGGGCAGAGATTTCCAGTCGAAGAAATCTCATGAAACATGGCAGAGAAAATGAATTCTATGAGTTGATAGAACACACCCTAATAAAAGACGAAAATCATATGCGGAAAGTGACTGTAATACAAGACCTGCGTGAAATGACCAGAAAAGTCTTGCACTATTACAAGGGTGATAACCTGGATGAACTTCCAGGACTCGTGGATTTTGCTGTCTTTCTCCGGCTCAGCCCCTGGCAAAAGTCTGAAGTTAAAGAGTTAACGAAAAGCTTGGCTAGAAAGTTCACAATCAGTGCACAAGGCAGTGCAATCTATGTACACCCAAAGTTGAAGGCTCTCGCAAAGAATTCCGGTGTAAAAGACAGAGTTGATGAGGAGAAAATTGATGTGGTCGTGGAGAAATTAGATGTGAAAGAAGGTGCAAAGCTTAATTTCTATCTGAATCTTCTCCAGCTCTGCGAATCAAGTGCTGAGAAGCTACTTGTTTTTAGCCAATATCTTCTGCCCCTgaaatttttggagagaatgACAGCTAAGGTGAAGGGTTATAGCGTTGGCAGGGAGATGTTCATGATCACAGGTGACTCAGATGCTGAGACACGGGAATCTTCCATGGAGAAATTTAACTGTTCACCTGAAGCTCGGGTGTTTTTTGGTTCAATACGAGCATGCGGTGAAGGAATATCCCTGGTGGGGGCTTCACGCATCATTATACTGGACGTGCATTTAAACCCCTCTGTCACCCGCCAAGCAATAGGACGAGCATTTAGACCTGGCCAGGTGAAGAAAGTATACACATATAGACTAATCGCATCTGGCTCACCAGAAGAGGTGGATCATATTACCTGCTTCAAAAAGGAATCCATAGCCAAGATGTGGTTCGAATGGGATCAGTGTAGTGGTCACCAAAACCCTGAGATGGAGACCGTCGATGTCAACAATTGTGGAGACATCTTTCTGGAAACTGCACGATTAAATGAAGACGTGATATCTGTCTTCAAAAG GTAA